TTAGCAAAGTTCAACTGATTACTTCGCCCATTTTGGGTTTTTTCTTACTCCAGCAACGGTTTTGCTCTAAGAGAATAGATGACCACGACTGATGGAAGACACAATCCGAACGATGACCGTTATGAGTTTCTCAGACGGCTGACACTTGCTGGTGCAGCAGGCGAGGGTCTGCAGAAAACAGCGGGGGATGCTATCCGACAAGCCGCCGATCTTGTGGGCTTGTCCGCTGTCTCGGTCTATCTCTGGGATGCCAAACATGAGCTTACTCTCTCCGTCTCTCATTCTGTCTCCGAGGCTTTCCAGCAGAGTCTACAAGTTATAGAACGAGACCTTTTTGATTCGCTACGAAGACATCGTCAACTACTCACAGCCTATCTCAGTTTTGGGGGAGAAGCTCCATTCCAATCTTTTACCCTTCCGCTTAAACACGGCGAGAGAGTGTTCGGAGCAATTGTGGGAATCCAGGCAGGAAACGGGAAGCTTATTGGTGAAGATTTATTTCTCGAAGCCCTTAGCGCCGCTTTATCGCTAAGCATCGTTGCCGATGGCGCAATTCGAAATGCCTCCGCGACGCGGGAAACACTTGACAAGGAAAGGCTTGGGGCGATCATTGAAACCGCCGTCACGGTCAACCATGAGATCAACAACCCGCTTACGGCCATTCTCGGTAATGTGCAGTTGTTGCTTTTGAAACGACAGGAT
This region of Candidatus Zixiibacteriota bacterium genomic DNA includes:
- a CDS encoding histidine kinase dimerization/phospho-acceptor domain-containing protein, translating into MTTTDGRHNPNDDRYEFLRRLTLAGAAGEGLQKTAGDAIRQAADLVGLSAVSVYLWDAKHELTLSVSHSVSEAFQQSLQVIERDLFDSLRRHRQLLTAYLSFGGEAPFQSFTLPLKHGERVFGAIVGIQAGNGKLIGEDLFLEALSAALSLSIVADGAIRNASATRETLDKERLGAIIETAVTVNHEINNPLTAILGNVQLLLLKRQDLDPELTNKLKTIEASAMKIRDVTQKLLRITSARSIEYAEGTTMIDLGNGKEESKE